A stretch of the Ostrea edulis chromosome 9, xbOstEdul1.1, whole genome shotgun sequence genome encodes the following:
- the LOC125682867 gene encoding G-protein coupled estrogen receptor 1-like yields the protein MVDYVMEMDHTYATDRNSTANLTIESLYSIEEDPIYIASRQIWIYSAPVLLLVGTITNCLTISVLLRKRLRKRTTIFYLTVLAVLHLLALYVGLCRAWLKFSFGFDIGIETDIFCRFFTFIINFLLNMSVWVLVAVTIDRCVIVCLPNVAKRVCRLKYSKRIVAVIFASLLLADLHILWGVSIQKAHGSTEEECTHGNYFNQFIFPWISLSIGFIVPFLIMIVANFLIVRCVYLSQKRLTYHYSNTSTGSHKSTSANHGSKVSSVTTMLLARNASFLILTLPIMIFLIVEPYHVSNQDTVAASMYLTWAIVNICDYTDHAVSFFLYCLAGTTFRKELYIMLGKTNSRHNLDSA from the coding sequence TAATGGAGATGGACCACACATATGCAACAGATAGGAATTCTACGGCAAACTTAACTATCGAATCTTTATACAGCATAGAGGAGGACCCGATTTACATAGCTTCCAGGCAGATATGGATCTATTCAGCCCCTGTTTTACTGCTGGTGGGAACTATCACAAACTGTCTCACGATATCAGTTCTACTGAGGAAAAGGTTAAGAAAACGGACCACGATATTCTACTTGACTGTTCTGGCGGTTCTCCACCTACTGGCGCTTTACGTAGGACTGTGTAGAGCCTGGTTAAAGTTCTCGTTTGGTTTCGATATTGGAATTGAGACAGACATTTTCTGTCGGTTTTTCACCTTCATCATTAATTTCTTGCTCAACATGTCGGTGTGGGTGCTCGTCGCTGTCACAATAGATCGATGTGTTATCGTATGTCTACCCAATGTCGCAAAGAGAGTATGTCGACTGAAGTACTCAAAACGCATTGTTGCAGTCATTTTTGCGTCTCTTCTACTTGCAGACCTCCATATCTTGTGGGGAGTTTCGATACAAAAAGCCCATGGCAGTACAGAGGAAGAATGCACTCATGGGAATTATTTTAATCAATTCATATTTCCGTGGATTTCACTAAGCATAGGCTTCATTGTGCCATTTCTTATAATGATTGTGGCGAATTTTTTGATAGTTCGTTGTGTGTATTTATCTCAGAAACGCCTGACTTATCATTACAGCAACACTTCGACAGGAAGTCACAAGTCCACCAGTGCTAATCATGGAAGTAAAGTGTCGAGTGTCACCACGATGCTTTTAGCCAGGAATGCCAGTTTTCTGATACTGACGTTACCAATCATGATCTTTTTAATCGTTGAGCCTTATCATGTTTCAAACCAAGACACGGTGGCCGCCAGCATGTATCTGACCTGGGCTATCGTAAACATATGTGATTACACGGACCATGCTGTTAGTTTCTTTCTCTATTGCCTGGCGGGGACCACATTTCGCAAAGAACTGTATATAATGCTGGGCAAAACAAATTCTAGACATAACCTGGATAGCGCTTGA